ACGAAAACACTCGATAAATTTGAGTTTTCTAACCTACTCATTCCCGCAAAAGGATACCGCGTCTTGTATTCTGATAAAGCGCCTGAGCTAGGAAACAACCATCTGAGCTTCGAAATCGGCGGTAGTGGCGACGTCGTTTTATCTGCTAAAATTGGTTCTGAAATGAAGACCGTAGATTCGATCAAATACACGAAGCAATCCTACAACCAGTCATTCGGGCGTGTGCAAGATGGTAGCAAGAACTTAACATTATTCACCTCCGACACATTCGGAAAATCAAATAATGATGGCCAGGTAAACTATGTTGTAACATTTAGCAAAGAACGTGGCATGTACGACACAGGATTTGATCTCACTCTCTCATCTAAAGCAGGCACAACGCTGAAATACACACTAGACGGATCTGATCCGAGCGCAACGAAGGGCACGACTTACACGGGTCCGATAACGATCAATAAAACGACCGTTGTCAAAGTTTACGGCTACGATGCTGCTGGAAATACAGGCGTCATTTCAAGCACTTATGTTCTCCGCGACAACTATAAGAACGAGGTAACGAGCGGCTATCAATGGCAATTCAAAAACACGATCACAAGTGAGGAATACGCCAAAGGCATGAGTGATTTCCCAGTCGTTTCTGTTACCGGTGACGCGAGTGCTCTCAATGCAACGACGCAAACACCAGGAACATTCGAATTTTTAGATACGCATATGAATAGCGGCGGAACCAACTTCTTCAGCTACTCTGGAGCGAAAAAATTTGGACAAGTCAGCGCAGGTCAATACAACTCAGGCGTTTCTGTTAAGTTCCATCGCGATTACGGCGCAAAAAAGGCCAAATACAGCTTCTTTGATCCCGTACCTGGCGATGCCTTCCCTGTTGTAAATAAATTCAGTAAATTAGAGCTTAAAGAAGGCCAAGACGGTCCGCAAAACGATATTTACAACCTAGGCTATAACCGCTATGACGAGACTGTTACCAATACTCTAGCCAAACAAATGGGCAAAATTGCGCTAAGCACAAAATACGTTCATTACTTCTATAACGGCAAATATATGGGCGTAAAAACAATGCGCGAAGACTTTGGACAGAACATGTTTGAAGAATATTTCGGCGGTGACGATGATGATTACACCAAGATCCGGTTCCAAGATGGCTATTTTGTCCCTGGAATTGTCGAATCAGGCGACGGTGACACGAACATTTTGACGAAAGTAAAAGCCGTTGCGGCCGCAAAAAATTTCCAAGAATTCAAGAACTACGTGGATGTCGAGGACTTAATTAAAACGCAAATTCTATTTATGTTTGTCGATACAGAGCAAGAAGTAGACGCCGTCGTGTCCAACGATATTTTAAACGGAAGCGGCACGAAAATGAAATTCAACATCAATGATACCGATGGCGCTTTTTATAATAACGGTGGTACTGGAACTTCCCAATCGGCCCTTGCCGGTGGTGGTGGGACATATCGCTATAAATGGAATGTAGACTATGTTTCCAGACGTGGCGCGGGCGCTTTATTCGGAAGTTTTTCTGGTGATAGTACTACAGCAACAGCCGGAAATCTTGAGTTTAAAACGCTCGTAAAAGACCAAGTTCTCGCGCAAATCGGGCCCGCAAACGGTAATTTCACAGGAACAACTGGCGCTCCTTTATCTGTAAATAATGTACAGCAACTCATCCTAGACAACCAAAAAGAACTTGATTCCGCGTACAAACTCGATGCAGCTTTCATGGGCGCTAGAAGTACCATTTATAAAGACTGGCTAACGATGCAAACGAAAGTACAGAGCCAAATGACAGACCGCGTGAAATTTTCGCTTGAAATGTGGCTGAAATACAACATGGCGCATACACTGCAAAATGTAGACATCGTGACGACAAGTGCTGGCGTAACACTCGACAATCCGAACGCTAACACAGATGTTTACTATACGACAGACGGCAGCGATCCGATGGGAGCAGACGGCATCGTTTCAACGAAAGCTACGAAATACACGCCTGGAACGACACTCGACAAAACAACAACGCTTACCGTCCGCGCATTCACAACAAATAACTGGGGGCCAATGATCGATAATGCCCTCGCAGCCGAACAAGCGAAAACGGAAGCGGCCGCTAAAAAAGCAGTCTCCGAATTGTTCGCTGATAACAATCCCGCATCAGGATCACTCAAAGATACAACCGATCAAAAAGCAATTGACGCAGCCCAAAAAGCAGTCGATGCCGTATCCGATACAACAGCAAAAGCGGCTCTACAAAAGCAGTTAAATACAGCCGCAGAATTACTAAAAAGCAAGACATCAGGAAGCATTACAACGAATGATTTTTCAATCGGAAAAGATAACTATGTAAAAGGGACATACACCGGCGCCGTATCTAAAATTGGCCTCGAAATAAATGGAACATCGCTACAAATCATCAACGCGACAGGCTCACCGTACCAATATTACGCAAAAGGGAAAATTAACGCAACAACAGATATTGTGTACGCGATTGGCTATGATGCAAACGGCAAAGAACTACAAAAAACGAAGGTAAACGTACAAAAACAAACAAGCGGACAGCTAACACCGAACACCTTTTATATAGGTAAGGATAACTATGTTACTGGGCAATTGTCTGGTGATATCGCGAAAATCAGTCTAACTGTGAATGGAACTGAGGGCACAAAAATCGGCGTTACCGCACCCGATTTCAAGTATTACGCGAACAATCTGATTCGTAACCTAACCGATGTCGTGAAAATAACCGCGTATGATACGGATGGTCAAGTGCTTGATACCAAGTCAATCATCGTTGCCAAGGAAGTAACCACAACTGGCGCCATCACTTCCATCGCTACTTTTAATATCGGCAAAGATAATTACATCACAGGGCAGTTATCTGGTGACATCGCGAAAATTAGTTTAACCGTGAATAATGTGGAAAGTACGAAAATCAGCGTCACTGCGCCAGATTTCAAGTATTACGCAAACAACGTGATCCGCAACCAGACAGACATCGTGAAAATCACCGGTTATGATAACACGGGTAAACTTCTAGATACTAAAACCGTCACGATAGCTAAAGAAACGACTGGCGTTATCAACTCTGTGTCTGCCTTCAATCTAGGTAAAGACGGCTATGTGACAGGAACGTACACCGATGATATCGCACGAGTGGAGCTACAAGTCAACAACGTTACCTTGCAACGCATCAACGTAACCGATGGAATCATTAAATATTACGCAAAAACGAGCATCAAACAAACATCAGATATCGTAAAACTCGTAGGATACAATACAGCTGGTGTCGCAGTAAGTACCAAAACCGTGCCAGTCATATCTGTAAACGGTACGATCACTGCTAATCCTTTCTTAATTGGCGTAGATAGCTACGTAAAAGGGCAGTATACGGGCGATATAGTCAAAATCAGCCTCACTGTAAATGGCGCGAAACAAACAACGATCAATGTTCCAATACCAGGGCCAGATTTCCAATACTATGCAAAGACATTGATCAAAAACGAAACCGATATAGTCGTGCTAACCGCATATGACGCAATCGGCACCATACTCCAAACGAGCAATATAGTCGTATATAAATAATCTTTACTCCCTGCTAATTTTGCAGGGATTTTTTGTAGTAAATTTCCAAATATCTATCCGCACACAAATGAGAAAACAAAACCTTAATTGATAAAATAAAAAGTATTATAAAAAACTAATAATAAATACCGAATCAAATTTGTTGATGTAAAGCGGTTTAAGCAGACTCGATTTATTTATATCGAATTCAAAACAATAAACATTATAAATAACTGTTGACATTCCCTCCAATTAAGTTGATAATTTTAAGTGTGCTGTTTCACATAGCAAAAGAATCTAAGGAGGAATTATATATGTCATTAATCGGTAAAGAAATAGAAGAGTTTAATGCAAAAGCTTTCCATCAAGGTGAATTTATTGATGTTTCATCGGAGAATTTTAAAGGAAAATGGAGCGTAGTTTGTTTTTATCCAGCTGATTTCACGTTCGTTTGTCCAACTGAATTAGAGGATTTACAAGACCAATATAAGACATTACAAGACCTAGACGTAGAAGTTTACTCTGTTTCTACAGACACGCACTTCACACATAAAGCATGGCACGATTCTTCCGACGCAATCGGCAAAATCGAATATATCATGATCGGCGACCCTACGCATAAAATCTCACGTATTTTCGACGTGTTGGACGAAGAAGAAGGTTTGGCAAATCGCGGAACATTTATCATCGATCCAAACGGCGTTGTCCAAACAATTGAAATTAACGCAGATGGTATTGGTCGCGACGCCAGTACTTTAGTTGATAAAATTCGCGCTGCACAATACGTACGAAACAATCCAGGCGAAGTTTGTCCCGCAAAATGGAAAGAAGGCGCAGATACACTGAAACCAAGCCTAGACCTAGTAGGTAAAATTTAAAAATGGCATTAGATAAAGAAATCAAAGACCAACTCGCGGGCTATCTGGATTTACTGGAACAAAATATTGTTTTAAAAGTAAGCGTCGCAACAGATGAAAACTCGCAAAAATTACTCGAATTCGTCACAGAAATCGCGGATATGTCTCCAAAAATCCGTTTAGAACGCGGCTCACTTCCAAGAACACCAAGCTTTAGTGTCGAACGTGAAGATACCGACTTTGGAATTGTATTCGCCGGGATTCCGCTTGGACATGAATTTACTTCACTTATCTTAGCATTACTACAAGTAAGTGGCCGTCCACCGAAAATCAGTGATGAAGTCGCAGCCCAAATTAAAAAAATCAACGCGCCACATCATTTTGAATCTTACGTAAGTTTGACGTGCCACAACTGCCCTGATATCGTACAGGCGCTCAATATCATGAGTGTACTGAACCCGAATATCTCACATACAATGATCGAAGGCAGCATGTTTAAAGAGGAAGTAGAAGCTAAAAATATCATGGCTGTACCGACTATTTTTGAGAATGGCTCCCTATTTGGGAGTGGCCGCATGACTATCGAGCAAATCCTCACAAACATCATAGGCGAAGCAGATGCCTCTGAATTTGAAGATAAAGAACCGTTCGACGTCCTCGTTATTGGTGGCGGTCCAGCAGGTGCCAGTGCCGCGATTTATGCCGCGCGTAAAGGGATTCGAACTGGAATCGTAGCCGATACATTCGGTGGTCAAGTTTTAGAAACGTTAAGCATCGAGAACGTGATCGGCACAAAATATACAGAAGGTCCAAAACTGATTGCGCAGATTGAAGAACACGTGAACGAATACGGCGTTGATGTGATGAAACAAGTACGCGCCAAAAGCATTCAGAAGAATGAAAACGTGGAAGTAACGCTCGAAAATGGCGCTATTTTAACGACTAAAACAGCAATTATCTCGACTGGTGCAAGATGGCGTAACGTTGGCGTTCCTGGTGAACAGGAGTTCAAAAATAAAGGCGTTGCATATTGTCCACATTGTGATGGTCCACTTTTTGAAGGGAAGAATGTCGCTGTTGTCGGCGGTGGAAACTCTGGCATTGAGGCGGCGATCGATCTCGCTGGTACCGTGAAGCATGTCACTGTACTCGAATTTATGCCGGAATTAAAAGCCGACGAAGTTTTGCAGAAACGTCTTTATTCCTTACCAAATGTCACTGTTTTGAAAAACGTACAAACGAAGGAAATTACAGGACAGGATAAAGTCGATGGCATCACATATGTGAACCGCGAAACAAGCGAAGAAGTCCATGTGGATGTAGAGGGAGTCTTCATCTTGATTGGCCTCGCGCCGAACACGGAATGGCTTGGAGACGATATCGAGCGTAATAAAATGGGCGAGATTATAACGAACAAACACGGCGAGACAAGCGTTCCCGGTGTATTCGCAGCTGGGGATTGCACAGACAGCGCCTATAAACAAATCATTATTTCGATGGGCTCTGGCGCTACCGCAGCACTCGGCGCATTTGATTACATGATTCGTAACTAGAATATTAATACACGAAAAGAGACACGTGAAACCTACCGCTACAAATAGGTTTCACGTGCCTCTTCTTATTTTAAAATCTTAATCTTCCCGCGAATGCCGCCGCCATACATACACTATTCCTAGCAAGATAACCACGCTCACCCCAATAATATACCATATCGTATCATTCGACTCAGTTAACGTTGCAGTATCGTTCAATTTCGTTGCTACCTCGCTTGTTATCTCAAAAGGTTCCTCCCATTTCCAACTTCGATTATCCGATGCCATCACCATCTTCAAGCGATATTTCCCTGGCTGGAACCTCTGATTATTCCAATTAATACTGAAATCAAAGTTAGAATTCGGCGCCATGCGTAATCCATACTCTTTCGTCTCATAAAGTAACTTTTCGCTACCTTCTCGGTACACGTGCGCATCCACTGCTAAATTTGGTAAAATCATCGGTTTCGGATTCTGTAAATTGACTTTCAACACGTTGCGATGGTTATCCTGGGCCAGTTTGATCCCATTCAATTTCATATCCGCTTTCACTTCCGCGCTGTTCTCAGAAATAATCACACCTACGATATAATCACGCTTTATTTGAGTATCCTTTTCAGAAATATGAATTCCACCTAGAATCACACCACTAAATGGCTTGCTAGGCGTCGTTACTTTCACTTTCAACGTCTTGCTTTGCCTGGCTGGAATCGTTACTTCTTTCGGAAGCTCTGCCATTTCCGAGAAGGGATATCTCAATGTCTCATCCTTTTTTATCGCGGTATTATCATAATCAACCAAGCCTTTATTATTCGTTGTCGCCGTGCGCGCGCTCGTTTCTACCGTTAGCGGATCGTCCCGCCCATTTGACAGCAAAACTTCAAGTACCTGCACCTGCCCTGGTTCCACCCGTAAATCAAAATACGTTTTTGACTTATCAATCTGGTTATCAGGAATAATTGCCGACACGGAGAAATTCGTTTTTACCGCCTGCACTATTTCCGTATGTATAAAAGTAGCTCCAAATATCACACTAGTAACTATCATTAGTAGCACACTTTTTTTCATCGTTTACACCACCTATATTTGATCTCTATCCACAAAAATGGGCAATGCTCTTTTCAAATAAGCAGCATTGCCCAAGATCGAACTTTTAAAATTTTATCATCATGGCGTATCGTTGATTGTCCATGTTAGCGTCGAGGTATACGTTTCACCAGCAACTTTTTTAGCTTCCGCTGGCACGTGTAATTTCACGCTTTTATTTGTATCTGTGTTACTCGTTCCTGAGACAGTTCCGAATGAATTTACCCAAGTTCCCATCCCTTTATCAGCTTCTGCGCTAACAAGAATTCCTGGCGTCGTGCCCACTACTACTTCTGGCGTCACAGTTCCTGGCGTTAAGGTTGGGGCCATCGATGAGCTTAGTTTAGCATCCGACAAAGTCAGTGTCGCACCTGTTAATTCTGCACCTGTACTGTTTTCAAAAGCAGTTCCAGATACCGTTAAATTCCACCCAGCATTGGAGCCTCGGTTATCCGTCACTTGTACATAGTGTGGCACATATTTTTTAGCGCCTACGGGAGCACCACTATCATCGATTGGTTGTAGCTCTGTGAATAATGCATAATAATCTTTCGCCGCCCCAGAAATCGTTTGTTCCCCAAAATTTATTTGAGAGGCAAAATCGATGCGCAATGGTCCAGTCGATGGATTTACTGGATCAGTTGGCGTTACTGGTTTCCCCGGATCAGTTGGGTCGGTTGGCGTCGTCGTTCCAGTATCATCCGCTTGGAACAATACCTTCGCATCAGATGACGTATCGTTGTCCGCGGCGAATGCAGTTAGACCTGTGATGGATAGAGATGCTACCATTACCGTGCTTAAAGTTGCTACTTTTAAAAGTTTCATGTTTAAAATTCCCCCTTTGAATTTGTTGAAGATATTATACGGCACCCCTTGCCGATTTAGCGCCTCAATATGCATGTAAACAGAGTGAAAATGTAATCCATCAGTGGCTCTTAAGCCACTGAGTTTGGTATTTTGAAAGGCTGGTGTCTCAATGAATTGGTGTTGATTGGGATTACGGCACTTTCAGGTCTAGCTTCTGAAGCCAACTCCTCGTAAACTTCACGCCCTCCACAAAAACCAAAATCGGGTTTTTACTGCGGCCGCTCCAGTTTTTTTCGGAGCTGAGCGGGCTTCTTACGCTTTTCGTGGGATCTAGCTTCTGAAGCCAACTCCTCGTAAACTTCACGCCCTCCACAAAAACCAAGATCGGGTTTTTACTGCGGCCGCTCCAGTTTTTTTCGGAGCTGAGCGGGCTTCTTACGCTTTTCGTGGGATCCAGCTTCAACGGCCAGTCCCTCGAAATTTTCGGTGCCTCCGCAAAAGTCGAAAGTGGACTTTTACTGCGCCCCCTAACAAATTTTTTCGGGTCTAACGGGCCGTTTCTGCTCTTTGTAGGATCCAGCTTCAACGGCCAGCCCCTCGAAATTTTCGGTGCCTCCGCAAAAGTCGAAAGCGGACTTTTACTGCGCCACCTAACAAATTTTTTCGGGTCTAACGGGCCGTTTCTGCTTTTCTATTAGTCCGGTGTATCTGTCAACGTCCATGTCAATGTCGACACGTATTTGCTGCTTGCTACTTTCTTCGTTTCTCCTGGGATTGCTAGTGTTACGCTATCATTTTCAGAGTCTGCATCTTGGCCTGTTACTGTTCCGAATGTGTTTGTCCATACGCCCATCCCTGTGTCTTCTGGTGCGTTGATCACATCTTGGTTTACGCTATTGCCAGATAGGGTTACGGCTGCGAAATTAGCTGGTCTTGCTGTATTTGTCGAGTTCAATCTTGCGTCTTTAAATGACAGGACTGCACCTGTTAATTCGTTCGCGCCTGCTACAAATTGGTCGTTGCTCACTTGTAATTTCCAACCTGCGTTTGAACCGCGGTTATCTGTCACTTGTACGTACGATGGGACATATTTCTTCGTAACGCCATCGCTTGTTAAAACTTCATCATATTTTGCTTTGTAGGTCGTATCGCTACCTGAGATTACTTGTTCACCAAAATGAACATTCGAAATGTAATCAATACGTAGTGGACCTGTTGTTGGTGTTGGTTTATCTGGATCGGTCGGTGTTACCGGTTTACCTGGATCTGTCGGATCGGTTGGTGTTGTTGGCGTTGTTCCATCATCTTGCTTGAACGTAATGTCCCCTTTTGAAGTTGTCGATCCTACTTCTGCTGCCAGTGTTGGTGCCGTGTAAGTAAGTGTTCCCCCAAGTACTACAATCCCTGCTAATGCTAATTTCCCTAATTTATTCATTGTTTTAATCTCCTTTTAATTTGAATTTGTTGAAGCTTTTATTAGTGAACATGTCATCCGCTTTTTAATCTGGGACATCCCCTAATGTCCAAGTCAGCGTCGTCTTATACAGTCCTTCTACTTTCGGTACTTCACCTGGTACATCAAGTGTTATACTTCGTTTTCCGATTGCTGCGCTCGCCCCGTACAGGTGAACCCAAGTCCCCATGCCTTGGTTTTCAGCTGCTGAAATAGCTTCGGACGCGTTTGCACCAGTGGAATCCAGTGTGATAGCTTTCATCCTCGGCTTGTTTAGGGAGCCAACTTTGACGCTATCTGCTTTTGGATTGTTAAATTTTAAAATCGCGCCTTTTAAAGTATGCGTTCCATTTTTAAAAGGGCTATCTTGCTTAACTGTTAATTTCCAACCTGCGTTATTTCCGCGATCATCTGTGATCTGAATATAGTTCGGTACGGCTTTTATTACACCAGTAGAGTTAATCTTAATATGATCGCTATCGGCATAATACGTGATATCATTTCCGCTTATTTTTTGCTTGCCAAAATGGATATTCGAAATGTAGTCAATACTTAACGGGCCTGGCGTTGGTGGGTTGACGTCTGGATCGGTTGGCGTTATTTCATGCCCACCACCTGGTAACGTCGGATCAACTGGTTTGTGAATCGTTGTACCACGCTCTAAAATAATATCTCCCTTTGACGTGGTACTTGCCGCAAAACTCGGCTGGATCGCTATTCCCAATGTCCCGATTGACACAATAGTTATGCAACAGGCCAATTGGATGCCCTTTTTCATGGCGTCACTCCTTTCATGTTTCCCTTTTTCTATTAAATTGGTGAATCTAATAACTCCCAGATTAATGTGGTGCTGTAATTGCCTTCATATTTCTTTGTTTCTCCAGGAACAGTGAGCTTAATGCTACTCTTCCCTTCATTTACGTCGCCACCAAACATACTTACCCATGTTCCAGTTCCTTGGTCCGCCTTCGCAAACATCACTTGGGAGGATTCCCCGCTCACTGGATTAAGTTCGATATTTTTATTAACAATCGGTTCATTCCCATGGGACGGTGAAGCGAGCTTTGTATTTAAAAGGGTCAATTGAGCACCTTCTAAAACATGATTACCATTCTTTAGTTGGCTGGCTTGTTTTACATTGAGTTGCCAACCTCCGTTATTGCCTCTATCATCCGTCACTTGTACATAGTTCGGCACTTCCAGTTGCTTGCCATCTTCAAGTTGGATGACTTGCTCTAAATTAGCGTAGAAAGTGACATCTTTATCGGCTATTTTATGTTTGCCAAACTGAATACTCGAGGCATAGTCAATGCTAAGCGGCCCCGGCGTTCCCGGTTTTCCTGGTTTCACAGGTTTTACCGGTTTCGTTGGATCAACAGGATTGACTGGGGGCACAATTTCGACCTTCCCTTCCAAAATCATATCCGCCTTAGATTTATAGGCAGCAGCTAACGTTTCGCCACTGTACATCCCAAAACTAGCCAACACAAGCGGGACGACTAACACCCATTTTAATTTGCTATACATGTGTCCGCCCCCTTTTTGCCTTCCGAAACAGTAGATAGATTCCCAAAAGAACAAATCCTGCACCAAAAATAATTGGACTCACACTAGCGGTATCTCCTGTTTCGGGCAACGCACCGGTACCGTTATTTTGGCCCGTATCTGTGCCACCTGATGGCGTATTTGTATCCGTTGGAGTAGGCGTTTCACCACCACTATTTGTATTATCACCTGGCTTGTTGGTAGTCGGTTCATATCCTTCAAAAGTGAGTCCGACATCTGACTCATAACTTGCGGCCAGAACAGGTTGGTTAACAAATAGGAAAGCACCAAACGCTGTAATGACAAGAAGCATCATAATTTTTCGCATCGTTTTCCCCCCTTATCATGGTCCGTTTTCGAGTGTCCATTCAATTTGAGTGGTGTATTCCTTATTTGCTTTTACCGTACCTGGTTCGATGTCGAGTAAAATACTTTGAGCTTGGTTTGGGGCCATATCGATCACTTTAACACCTTCGATACCTGTCTTATCTTCGTAAACTGGTGTCGCTGTTGTATTTAAAGGAATATCCGTGATAGTACCGAGTTGATCTTTTTGGCGTACAATCAACGCATTTACCACTTCTTCACCATCTTGCGTTTGTAAATTTTGCGTCAATTTCGCCGATAACTTCCAATCTGAGATCACAGCGCGTGTGTCTTCTACCGTCACTTTCAAATCAGATTCTGGCTCAATAATTTTCTTTTTCGAACTAATTGTTGGTGTTCCAAACGAGATATCTTGTGTGATATCTTTAAACTCCAATGTTCCCGCTTTGACAGTCACGACCACCGTTTTTTCAAGGCCTTCTACGCTAACTTTCACGTTATACGTTCCAGGTGTCTTCGATAAACCACCTCTATCCGTTACCAGAACTTGCGATGTGATATCCTGACCACCTGGTACAGCCCAAGCCTTAACATTACCTTGCGTAAGAATCATTTGGTCTACAGCTGCTGGTGTTGTAGGGAAATCCTTACCGAAAACGAGAAAGTCTTGCGCTTGAAGCATCGCTTTATCGTTTGTTGTAATCGATGAATCCTTCACAAAAACTGGAATCGTAATCACGACCGCGTTATTCGCACGATCACGAACCTGAACCTCCGCTGTTGTATACCCAACTACCGAAACATCTGGTTGTTTTGTAATCGTATAGGTGATATTATCATCGCCATTTCCCCCGTTATCTTGCACATTTTGAACAAGCGATTTGGCATTTGTCGTGAACGTTTCTCCCACATTTACCACCTGTATTACCGGACTTGCCGTTGGTGGCGTGGTATCAGAGACAGTGACCGCGTTTGACGCAACACTTTCATTTCCCGCGGCATCCGTTGCTTTAGCAGTATATACAACATACGGAACTAACGGCTGACTTCCCGCTGGCACCGCGATACTATAAGCACCAAGCGCCGTAGCTTGACCAGATGCTAATAACACATTTCCTGGTCCATAAATTTTAACCGTGGAATTAGCTTCTGCGGTTCCTGAAATGGTTGTATCTTTGTCTTTTATCGCATTTAAAACTGGTGCATCAGGCGGTGTCCCATCTTTTACGACCTTGGTTGCTGCGGCATTTTTCCCATTTAGATAAGCCGTTGCAGTGATCGATTCACCTGTCGTGAAATATTTATTCGCAGGTAATGAATAAGTGAAATTCCCAGAAGCATCCGCTTTTACATGATAAAGTGTTGCATCATTAATACTCTGAGCAGGAACAGTTCCCGCTGGAATCACCGTCGAGCCGCTAAAAATTACCCAAGCGCCCGGATTCGTAACACCGGTAATCACGTGACTGTCGTTTTGCGTTTTGTTATCCGTCAAATCATTCATTATGACCGCAACATCTGGAATGTACTCAAACAAGACACGTTTGAAATTCTGCGTTCTGAAATTCGCTCTAAAATCATCTTGAACAGCTGCTGTCAAAGAACTACCCGCTGCTGTCGTAACGTTATCACCGTTGTAGCTAATACTCATGCCATACATCGGATTCCATTCTTTCGTAGCACCCGTGTTCCCAGTCGATCCCACCGTATTCCAGGCCAGTACCCGCTGAACATCGACATTCAGTTTCCCAGTATTACCATACATATAAATGAGGCGGCTGAGAGCATTCGTATTATTTAGATTCAAATCAACACTCGCCGCATCCGCAAATTGGAACGTGGCATTGAGACCGATA
The sequence above is drawn from the Listeria weihenstephanensis genome and encodes:
- a CDS encoding immunoglobulin-like domain-containing protein; protein product: MKFKKKFGLKVLSVAMIASLMVPTSIGNIVFAETAVPQKTESISQNEQTFSHKKEYPIKKGTDDVEVSGSAVNLTSTGLDLHGVVSGVPQATYLRFADVTIPSDAKISNAYISFTTRDASSASQSTTINITGEIGTQAEFTNTVASFNNRTFTKAAISMTTPVVATNTVFNTNDVSSILNEMRANTADIQNYVFKVAGSGLGAFVMRSYESNATMAPKLIVEYTSPSGDYTANISNTSDDAEETGVSNAIQLNAEMKIGGYASTTLTPANKEISGFRFGNVELPENAEIEDAYLEFTTRATVADRVSNMVISSELGNPATYANIAGNISQRNYTSSTIKYQQPSFTTANQAVRTPNLKNIIDETRLMGWENGSALAFKVDGDNYIGSIYQAGSTAAYQPKLVIKYKYSENGAVSDDLITDPAKIKNVFINEVASIGTDAENTGWIELFNNNDAPVLFQNNVFLSDDAATLDKSELKNLYIPAKGYRIVKADGTQNNASANFTLGDRATKLYLSTKYNNSSNTIDSFDVRKMNFNETIGRFNDGDASLVTFKPGTYGSSNNAATPIVTVTASQKTGIYAKAFDLTLTTDSINTIKYTTDGSIPSETNGTAYTKPITIDKNMTVKAYAYNAKQNSGVQSYTYSIREDAESIPLAKKEYTVKAGTDDAAVTSTSVNSTSTGLNLNGVLNAVPQSTFVRFADVSIPEDAVITKAHLVFTTRDASSTPTNFTVTGEIGNGDAFATTVDSFNNRKLTNSAIKTATPAKVAANDLVNTDDLTPIIEEMRSANPDLKNLVFKVDGDKTGAYIARSYESSSAMAPKLVLEYYSGSGDFSGQVATASDDAEEYGTAKAIELNASLRIGGYYAASLVPAYKDISAFRFANVTIPESAEIEDAYMEFTTDATTANKVSSNLEIRSELGNPETYKSVVGNITSREYGNLAVKYSQPAFATANQTVRTANLKDIINENRLAGWKDGQAMAFRLDGDNYIGSVFQGGSAKSARLIIKYKNSGKGPSIEGALTTPDKIKNVYINELSSEGTANSKAAWIELYNDNDVPVILDKGMYITDKTKTLDKFEFSNLLIPAKGYRVLYSDKAPELGNNHLSFEIGGSGDVVLSAKIGSEMKTVDSIKYTKQSYNQSFGRVQDGSKNLTLFTSDTFGKSNNDGQVNYVVTFSKERGMYDTGFDLTLSSKAGTTLKYTLDGSDPSATKGTTYTGPITINKTTVVKVYGYDAAGNTGVISSTYVLRDNYKNEVTSGYQWQFKNTITSEEYAKGMSDFPVVSVTGDASALNATTQTPGTFEFLDTHMNSGGTNFFSYSGAKKFGQVSAGQYNSGVSVKFHRDYGAKKAKYSFFDPVPGDAFPVVNKFSKLELKEGQDGPQNDIYNLGYNRYDETVTNTLAKQMGKIALSTKYVHYFYNGKYMGVKTMREDFGQNMFEEYFGGDDDDYTKIRFQDGYFVPGIVESGDGDTNILTKVKAVAAAKNFQEFKNYVDVEDLIKTQILFMFVDTEQEVDAVVSNDILNGSGTKMKFNINDTDGAFYNNGGTGTSQSALAGGGGTYRYKWNVDYVSRRGAGALFGSFSGDSTTATAGNLEFKTLVKDQVLAQIGPANGNFTGTTGAPLSVNNVQQLILDNQKELDSAYKLDAAFMGARSTIYKDWLTMQTKVQSQMTDRVKFSLEMWLKYNMAHTLQNVDIVTTSAGVTLDNPNANTDVYYTTDGSDPMGADGIVSTKATKYTPGTTLDKTTTLTVRAFTTNNWGPMIDNALAAEQAKTEAAAKKAVSELFADNNPASGSLKDTTDQKAIDAAQKAVDAVSDTTAKAALQKQLNTAAELLKSKTSGSITTNDFSIGKDNYVKGTYTGAVSKIGLEINGTSLQIINATGSPYQYYAKGKINATTDIVYAIGYDANGKELQKTKVNVQKQTSGQLTPNTFYIGKDNYVTGQLSGDIAKISLTVNGTEGTKIGVTAPDFKYYANNLIRNLTDVVKITAYDTDGQVLDTKSIIVAKEVTTTGAITSIATFNIGKDNYITGQLSGDIAKISLTVNNVESTKISVTAPDFKYYANNVIRNQTDIVKITGYDNTGKLLDTKTVTIAKETTGVINSVSAFNLGKDGYVTGTYTDDIARVELQVNNVTLQRINVTDGIIKYYAKTSIKQTSDIVKLVGYNTAGVAVSTKTVPVISVNGTITANPFLIGVDSYVKGQYTGDIVKISLTVNGAKQTTINVPIPGPDFQYYAKTLIKNETDIVVLTAYDAIGTILQTSNIVVYK
- the ahpC gene encoding alkyl hydroperoxide reductase subunit C encodes the protein MSLIGKEIEEFNAKAFHQGEFIDVSSENFKGKWSVVCFYPADFTFVCPTELEDLQDQYKTLQDLDVEVYSVSTDTHFTHKAWHDSSDAIGKIEYIMIGDPTHKISRIFDVLDEEEGLANRGTFIIDPNGVVQTIEINADGIGRDASTLVDKIRAAQYVRNNPGEVCPAKWKEGADTLKPSLDLVGKI